In Calothrix sp. PCC 7507, one DNA window encodes the following:
- a CDS encoding DUF2232 domain-containing protein — protein sequence MSILDSLPDEPESGSSPESQPAQNQWLDQQDKLEQPQLKVDAPLRMVETAFLSSAASLIWFVNFYFPLGPVLRIFFPIPIALVYLRWGKRAAWMAALTCGLLLAVLMGPIRSLLFVMPYAFMGVLLGATWNRRVPWIVSITLGTLLATLGIFFRIWLLSVLSGEDLWVYVINQVTEITEWIFLKLQVLANPSVFFIQIGAIAVILLNNFIYLFVVHLAAWLLLDRLGNPIPRPPNWIQVLMDYES from the coding sequence ATGAGCATTTTAGATTCCCTGCCAGATGAGCCGGAGTCAGGCTCATCCCCTGAATCGCAACCCGCGCAAAATCAATGGTTAGATCAACAAGACAAGTTAGAACAGCCTCAATTGAAAGTTGATGCACCCTTGAGGATGGTAGAAACGGCGTTTTTGTCCAGTGCTGCTAGTCTGATTTGGTTTGTCAATTTTTATTTTCCCTTGGGGCCAGTTTTACGGATATTTTTTCCCATACCGATCGCTTTAGTTTACCTCCGCTGGGGCAAGCGAGCCGCCTGGATGGCTGCACTCACCTGTGGTTTGCTGCTAGCGGTGCTGATGGGGCCGATTCGTAGTTTGCTATTTGTCATGCCCTATGCTTTTATGGGTGTCCTGTTGGGTGCAACATGGAATCGTCGTGTACCCTGGATTGTTTCCATTACATTAGGTACGCTGTTGGCGACTTTGGGCATCTTTTTCCGCATCTGGTTATTGTCTGTGTTGTCGGGCGAAGACTTATGGGTTTATGTAATTAACCAAGTGACAGAAATTACAGAGTGGATTTTTCTGAAGTTACAAGTATTGGCGAATCCTAGTGTATTTTTTATTCAAATCGGCGCGATCGCTGTAATTTTGCTCAATAATTTTATTTACCTATTTGTAGTCCACCTAGCAGCATGGCTATTGTTGGATCGCCTAGGTAATCCCATCCCCCGTCCGCCCAACTGGATACAGGTTCTAATGGATTATGAAAGTTAG
- a CDS encoding Crp/Fnr family transcriptional regulator, with amino-acid sequence MEDRYSLQAPTNPWTISAPFFQGLPEAVVESALTHLVTRTHPSNQVILLENDWGGSVYFIVDGWVKIRTYNLEGKEVTLNILGKGELFGEMAALDEVPRSTDVITLTPTVIGSMPSQDFVKLLQIEPLAGMRLAQLMARRLRQVNRRLRLRESDSQSRVADTLLFLAEGQGKKGTTGTEIPNLPHRELSSLSGLARETVTRVLTRLEKKGLIKRDQDIICILDLSALERTIV; translated from the coding sequence ATGGAAGACCGATATAGCTTGCAGGCACCCACTAATCCTTGGACGATCTCCGCTCCCTTTTTTCAAGGGTTGCCAGAAGCTGTGGTGGAATCAGCTCTCACTCATCTTGTCACCCGCACTCACCCCTCTAATCAAGTAATTTTGTTGGAAAATGACTGGGGCGGTTCTGTATATTTTATTGTGGATGGATGGGTGAAAATTCGGACATACAACTTAGAAGGCAAAGAAGTAACACTGAATATTCTTGGTAAAGGAGAATTATTTGGTGAAATGGCAGCGCTAGATGAAGTACCTCGCTCCACCGATGTCATTACCCTAACGCCCACAGTAATTGGCAGTATGCCATCCCAGGATTTTGTCAAGTTACTTCAGATAGAACCATTGGCAGGAATGCGATTGGCACAACTGATGGCTCGACGCTTACGACAAGTGAATCGACGACTGCGATTGCGGGAATCTGATAGTCAGTCACGGGTAGCAGATACATTGCTGTTTTTGGCAGAAGGACAGGGTAAAAAAGGGACTACAGGTACTGAAATTCCCAATTTACCTCACCGGGAGTTGAGCAGTTTGAGTGGACTGGCGCGGGAAACAGTCACAAGAGTCTTGACAAGGCTAGAAAAAAAAGGCTTGATTAAACGAGATCAAGACATTATTTGTATTCTTGATTTGTCAGCCTTGGAAAGAACAATAGTTTAA